Sequence from the Synergistales bacterium genome:
GGTCTCGCCGAACAGGCCACCCAGGGCAGGTTGAAAAGCTGGAAACAGGAACAGAAGGTGCGTGAACGCCGGGAACAGAAAGCCCGGGAGGCCGCCGAGGCCCAGCAGAAGAAGCTGCAGGGCAGGCAGGTCCGCGTGAAGGTGAACACCGGCGAGGCCGGGAAGCTCTTCGGCAGTGTCACGGCGAGCGATCTGGCCGAGGCCATCGAGAAGCAGATCAAACAGAAGGTAGACCGCAGGGAGATCCAGCTGTCGGAACCCATCAAGGAGCTGGGTGTCTTC
This genomic interval carries:
- the rplI gene encoding 50S ribosomal protein L9; translated protein: MKIILKDDVNNVGKAGDLAEVADGYARNFLIPRGLAEQATQGRLKSWKQEQKVRERREQKAREAAEAQQKKLQGRQVRVKVNTGEAGKLFGSVTASDLAEAIEKQIKQKVDRREIQLSEPIKELGVFPFAVRLYPGVEAELTASVESE